A genome region from Anolis carolinensis isolate JA03-04 chromosome 6, rAnoCar3.1.pri, whole genome shotgun sequence includes the following:
- the LOC100556198 gene encoding tRNA N(3)-methylcytidine methyltransferase METTL2 yields the protein MAATGDDGRKRRQFGNRFLTDPTRLFQHNAWDNVEWSEEQEAVARAKVRENSIEFVPQDQQDAYEFNANEYWNAFYKTHENGFFKDRHWLFTEFPELAPNLCGSQVGTCVTKEAVENANISDLGSSSAHGLDSAENGIVEHLNSEPDSGDMIHAEVEPGSKKLEEQKLKEGDFPGSSATYRILEVGCGAGNTVFPILQTNNDPSLFVYCCDFSTTAVDLVKAHPEYDASRCFAFVHDLCNSDDPLPMPEESLDVVVLIFVLSSILPEKMQCVISRLSKLLKPGGMILLRDYGRYDLAQLRFKKGQCLADNFYVRGDGTRVYFFTQDELDLLFSSADLEKVQNMVDRRLQVNRGKQVTMYRVWIQCKYRKLPRKREMRSP from the exons CTGAAGAGCAGGAAGCTGTGGCTCGAGCAAAAGTCCGAGAGAACAGCATAGAGTTTGTCCCACAAGATCAGCAAG ATGCCTATGAGTTCAATGCCAACGAGTACTGGAATGCTTTCTACAAAACTCATGAAAATGGTTTTTTTAAGGACAGACACTGGCTGTTTACAGAATTTCCTGAACTAGCACCAAACTTATGTGGCAGTCAGGTTGGCACATGTGTCACCAAGGAAGCTGTGGAAAATGCCAACATCTCAGACCTTGGAAGCAGCAGTGCCCATGGACTTGATTCAGCGGAGAATGGTATCGTAGAACATCTGAACTCTGAACCAGACAGTGGTGACATGATCCATGCAGAGGTTGAACCAGGATCAAAGAAGCTGGAGGAACAAAAACTAAAAGAAGGTGACTTCCCAGGGTCATCTGCTACTTATCGAATATTAGAG GTGGGATGTGGTGCTGGGAACACAGTCTTCCCCATCCTCCAAACTAACAA TGACCCGAGCTTGTTTGTGTATTGCTGTGACTTCTCCACTACAGCAGTGGACCTTGTCAag GCTCATCCAGAATATGATGCCTCTCGTTGTTTTGCCTTTGTCCACGACCTGTGCAACAGTGATGATCCCTTGCCAATGCCAGAAGAAAGTCTTGATGTGGTGGTTCTCATTTTTGTGCTTTCATCAATTCTCCCAGAAAA aatgcaGTGTGTTATCAGTAGACTTAGCAAACTTCTGAAACCTGGGGGAATGATTTTGTTACGTGATTATGGCCGTTATGATCTCGCTCAACTCCGCTTTAAGAAAG GTCAGTGTTTGGCTGATAACTTCTATGTGAGAGGAGATGGTACACGAGTTTATTTCTTCACGCAAG ATGAATTGGATTTACTGTTCTCTTCTGCGGACTTAGAGAAGGTTCAGAATATGGTCGACCGTCGCCTTCAAGTGAACAGAGGAAAACAAGTCACAATGTACAGGGTCTGGATCCAGTGTAAATATCGCAAGCTTCCCAGAAAAAGAGAGATGAGGAGTCCGTAA